A portion of the Ascaphus truei isolate aAscTru1 chromosome 14, aAscTru1.hap1, whole genome shotgun sequence genome contains these proteins:
- the CEP19 gene encoding centrosomal protein of 19 kDa — protein MSYEAIKCGVRFQPPAIILMYLEKAAGKSRQRMMPIRNFSKFSDCSRAAEQLKNNPRHKPYLERVSPRQLEKLYRLLKGHLNGKSLEESLEAIRREQIIDPEEDLNKLGDRELAKRKSLMDELFENNRKKKDDPDFEYNVEVDFTQDGPVENCGWDEESENGF, from the exons ATGAGCTACGAGGCCATAAAGTGTGGTGTGCGTTTCCAGCCCCCGGCCATCATCCTGATGTACCTAGAGAAAGCAGCAGGAAAATCGCGCCAGCGCATGATGCCCATCAGGAACTTCTCCAAATTCTCAG ACTGCAGCCGGGCGGCAGAGCAGCTGAAAAATAACCCACGCCACAAGCCTTACCTAGAACGGGTCTCACCGAGGCAGCTGGAGAAGCTGTACAGGTTGTTAAAGGGCCACCTAAACGGGAAGAGCCTAGAAGAGAGCTTGGAGGCGATCCGGAGGGAGCAAATTATCGACCCGGAGGAAGATCTGAACAAACTGGGTGACAGGGAACTGGCAAAGAGGAAGAGTCTGATGGATGAGCTGTTCGAAAACAACAGAAAGAAGAAGGATGACCCAGACTTTGAATACAACGTGGAGGTGGATTTCACGCAGGACGGGCCGGTGGAGAACTGTGGCTGGGATGAGGAATCTGAGAATGGTTTCTGA